Proteins found in one Leishmania major strain Friedlin complete genome, chromosome 35 genomic segment:
- a CDS encoding conserved hypothetical protein (previous protein_id=AAZ14748.1), with the protein MSLLNSTLQTLVVRLRDMSGNVTQQKLHNRVFDAYEAKSLVFQAISPAQQLVMKQYSGRIPPMHPLGQPLMVDSWSELVELHKPDNEYQLLPRRARNNNAYAVMSAICCSAGSPFEMDHRLEPVDFKLVFKSQADQDARTAFNLKHTDKVPQTIFLDGLMEAPKASALVSFHNILTPAHVNNLAGTEQFLREWCRAPADGDRHRQLKLCFSSLLEKQTHLFLGTNAAPGRELLNYAKGKNIFVYAKKGMAFQYVP; encoded by the coding sequence ATGTCGCTGCTCAACTCAACTCTCCAAACCCTCGTCGTCCGGTTGCGCGACATGTCCGGCAACGTGACGCAGCAGAAGCTTCACAACCGCGTGTTTGACGCATATGAGGCTAAGTCGCTTGTCTTCCAAGCTATCTCACCTGCACAGCAGCTGGTGATGAAGCAGTACAGTGGTCGAATCCCCCCAATGCACCCCCTCGGCCAGCCTCTCATGGTGGACTCGTGGAGTGAGCTGGTAGAACTGCATAAGCCGGACAACGAGTACCAGCTTCTgccgcggcgtgcgcgcaacaacaacgcgtaTGCAGTGATGTCGgccatctgctgcagcgctggctcGCCGTTTGAGATGGACCACCGGCTGGAGCCTGTAGACTTCAAGCTAGTTTTCAAGTCACAAGCGGATCAGGACGCGCGCACGGCGTTCAATCTCAAACACACGGACAAAGTACCGCAGACGATCTTCTTGGATGGGCTGATGGAGGCTCCGAAAGCCTCGGCACTCGTGTCCTTTCACAACATCCTCACCCCCGCGCACGTGAACAACCTCGCCGGCACAGAGCAGTTTCTCCGAGAGTGGTGCAGGGCGCCTGCCGACGGAGACCGCCATCGCCAGCTGAAGCTCTGTTTCAGCTCACTTTTGGAGAAGCAGACGCATCTTTTCCTCGGTACCAACGCGGCGCCCGGTCGGGAGCTGCTGAACTATGCAAAGGGAAAGAACATTTTCGTCTACGCAAAGAAGGGAATGGCGTTTCAGTATGTTCCATAG
- a CDS encoding p21 antigen protein (previous protein_id=AAZ14759.1), which produces MSIIKEDDAVGCYMTVTLVDDTKVEGTIFTYNSKEGIIVLLSLRDDQTNMKLIRTPYIKDFSLSHAEEGAHLPPALDSFNELPSMHAGRDKSIFKHASTQLKNAEANREKHFNSVTTDTPIATLDAYLKLLRLYPLIEWNSDEGVIQVSDTVIVVGDPDWRTPKAMLVDGAPEKDRPLVDRLQVALGNGKK; this is translated from the coding sequence ATGAGCATTATCaaggaggacgacgccgtgGGCTGCTACATGACGGTGACCCTCGTGGACGACACCAAGGTGGAGGGTACCATCTTCACCTACAATTCCAAGGAGGGCATCATAGTACTCCTGTCCCTCCGCGACGATCAGACGAACATGAAGCTAATCCGCACTCCGTACATCAAAGACTTCAGCCTTTCACACGCTGAGGAGGGAGCGCACCTGCCCCCGGCACTGGACTCCTTCAACGAGCTTCCGTCCATGCACGCCGGCCGCGACAAGTCCATCTTCAAGCACGCCAGCACGCAGCTCAAGAACGCCGAGGCGAACCGCGAAAAGCACTTCAACTCTGTCACGACCGACACACCGATTGCCACACTTGATGCGTACCTCAAGCTCCTGCGGCTATACCCCTTAATTGAGTGGAACAGCGACGAGGGTGTCATCCAGGTCTCGGACACCGTCATTGTCGTAGGAGACCCCGACTGGCGGACGCCCAAGGCAATGCTGGTGGACGGCGCCCCTGAGAAGGACAGACCGCTTGTAGATCGCCTGCAGGTTGCGCTCGGAAACGGCAAGAAGTGA
- a CDS encoding conserved hypothetical protein (previous protein_id=AAZ14749.1) — MKNILPPLTCDCCQTFSTLSAVLLSSLGFAAMLSECCSLSTVNYLLYISAWMHQLTLPCWPQKRVRPTIGDLNACLYLREFFPSKANADDFEVVFYNQAHKAVDLLHSMCTPRKRARSSDGAHPVYGYVIVSGDYTVSVFSVEHDIAKGSRSRYREAWSFYICDSHGTQPWSEDKASVSGLTFGHRSHDVDDTKVEEEASNGSGTASAAADLSVEDGIHYFSTILFTLLEEHRKGAQRTSQVPYMTWTPLRRRRSLAYTAQELKRIIDNHWIPKVLSNPTVQAEAKKFSFKPLECFWGIGPVTAAKTCTVSGASPA; from the coding sequence ATGAAGAACATCCTGCCGCCCCTCACCTGCGACTGCTGTCAGACGTTCTCGACGTTgtccgccgtgctgctgtcgtccCTCGGCTTTGCCGCAATGCTGAGCGAGTGCTGCTCCCTCTCCACGGTGAACTATCTTCTGTACATTTCAGCGTGGATGCACcagctgacgctgccgtgctggCCGCagaagcgcgtgcggccCACCATCGGCGATCTCAACGCCTGCCTTTACCTCCGTGAATTTTTCCCCAGCAAGGCAAACGCAGACGATTTCGAGGTCGTCTTCTATAACCAAGCCCACAAGGCAGTGGATCTGCTGCATTCCATGTGCACTCCCCGCAAGCGCGCACgctccagcgacggcgcgcaccCGGTGTATGGCTACGTGATTGTGTCAGGAGATTACACCGTCTCCGTTTTCTCCGTGGAGCACGACATCGCGAAGGGCTCGCGTAGCCGCTACCGCGAGGCGTGGAGCTTCTACATCTGCGACTCCCACGGCACGCAGCCGTGGTCGGAGGACAAGGCCAGCGTGTCCGGACTGACCTTTGGTCACCGTTCGCACGACGTGGACGATACAaaagtggaggaggaggccagTAACGGAAGCGGCACtgccagcgcggcggcggacctCTCTGTGGAGGATGGCATTCACTACTTCTCCACCATTCTCTTCACTCTTCTAGAGGAACACCGCAAAGGTGCGCAACGCACGAGTCAGGTGCCGTATATGACGTGGAccccgctgcggcggcggcgatcgCTGGCGTACACGGCGCAGGAGCTCAAGAGGATTATCGACAACCATTGGATTCCGAAGGTGCTGTCGAATCCAACGGTGCAGGCCGAGGCCAAGAAATTCTCCTTCAAACCGCTGGAGTGTTTCTGGGGAATCGGTCCCGTAACAGCAGCGAAAACTTGCACAGTCTCAGGTGCGTCGCCTGCATGA
- a CDS encoding putative GTP-binding protein (previous protein_id=AAZ14750.1): MGLLERRKAIEEEIARTQKNKKTEYHVGRLKGQLARIKTEMMENAARAAGAKAGDGFDVRKSGDVRCALVGFPSVGKSSFLSCVTQTESEAAGYEFTTLTCIPGKLMHKGTEIQILDLPGIIEGAAEGKGRGRQVIATARTADMIILMLDAAKAEAQRSKIESELESVGIRLNQRFPNVTFKKKTSCSMNVVSYSSTVPQTRGVSEQMVKEVLKDYGIFNADVALREDITVDQFIDVIEGNRKYMPCLYVYNKIDTITMEEMDRLSRLPHSVVLSLHWDLNVDEVIDEVWEHLNIIRIYTKKHGEHPDFGKPFVVKRDASVEHICKRIHKDIVSRFKYALVWGTSAKHQPQRVGISHELEDEDVLQIMLRTANE; this comes from the coding sequence ATGGGTCTTCTCGAGCGCAGAAAGGCgatcgaggaggagatcgCGAGAACACAGAAGAACAAAAAGACGGAGTACCATGTCGGTCGTCTCAAAGGGCAGCTGGCGCGCATCAAGACGGAAATGATGGAGAACGCCGCTCGCGCGGCCGGTGCGAAGGCTGGGGACGGCTTTGACGTTCGCAAGAGCGGCGATGTGCGCTGCGCCCTCGTCGGGTTTCCGTCCGTCGGCAAGTCGTCATTTCTTTCGTGTGTCACGCAGACAGAGAGTGAGGCGGCCGGCTACGAATTCACCACGCTGACGTGCATTCCCGGAAAGCTGATGCACAAGGGGACGGAAATCCAAATCCTCGATCTGCCTGGCATTATTGAAGGCGCGGCCGAGGGTAAGGGCCGCGGTCGCCAGGTCatcgcgacggcgcgcacTGCTGACATGATCATCCTCATGCTCGACGCTGCCAAGGCAGAGGCACAGCGCTCGAAGATCGAGAGCGAGCTTGAGTCCGTTGGTATCCGTCTGAATCAGCGCTTCCCCAACGTCACCTTCAAGAAGAAGACATCGTGCAGCATGAATGTCGTAAGCTACAGCTCCACTGTGCCGCAAACAAGGGGCGTCTCCGAGCAGATGGTGAAGGAGGTACTGAAGGACTATGGTATCTTTAACGCCGATGTGGCCCTGCGCGAAGACATCACTGTTGACCAGTTCATCGACGTGATAGAAGGAAACCGTAAGTACATGCCGTGCCTGTACGTGTACAATAAGATTGACACGATCACTATGGAGGAAATGGACCGCCTGAGTCGCCTGCCGCACTCTGTcgtgctgtcgctgcactGGGATCTCAACGTCGACGAGGTCATCGATGAGGTGTGGGAGCACCTCAACATCATTCGTATCTACACAAAGAAGCATGGTGAGCACCCTGACTTCGGCAAACCGTTCGTCGTGAAGCGCGACGCAAGTGTGGAGCACATTTGCAAGCGCATTCACAAGGATATTGTGTCACGCTTCAAGTACGCTCTTGTGTGGGGCACGAGCGCGAAGCACCAGCCACAGCGCGTCGGTATTTCACATGAGCTAGAGGACGAGGATGTTCTTCAAATCATGCTAAGAACAGCCAATGAGTAG
- a CDS encoding conserved hypothetical protein (previous protein_id=AAZ14751.1) codes for MSYSQQEHDNANTCTRMSQHQDVLTAAFLRAHGVALSKPLRDWLTRVSFLARAQTSVEKKEKYERWALRAVEDAVKSPGGVAAIMWAKQSVVMPPDSPDCTSEWWQESRRSCAASSSGAAAPYENPTRAALLAETMRRATAPLQPFVQQGFSLYDREVALGHRRYEQVSFLEMLNIAKSLQAKASPAPVPSPAPSPPSQPPPPSYSALMTPTATITRTAFVPPTAHKRPAPEAVPHEPPHKRAVPATAPAVSRKDQTFFFQLAGITDAEVAAPREFIGMSTELERHYTRYEPLVEDIRPLAVLKEAYAHITTHATGLEKTEGKKAAQKYLSDQLKGMRQDLRVQNIVDNFTVMVYEMHARLCLETGDIGEFNQCQAGLKQFYAMHAVDLSQCDVKNFFLYRLVYLTLSGQYDSLSTELIHFTNAQLQGTDRVGSSIAREPVNCTLALCAACNDGDTPSLCRLLLSFEVEMTYLVRIYLQKLRIMWLKEILTAMKGSLTLRFLMASLGFTPLPHGKKKRQLFWLDDAEECAALRFTELFQTLKVELPPDFSFHAEVTRAKHTGSDPQAHYPSLDAATALKAVNDYLVFLGTRKDAVRT; via the coding sequence ATGTCATATTCACAACAAGAGCACGATAACGCAaacacgtgcacgcgcatgAGCCAGCACCAGGACGTGTTGACGGCAGCTTTCTTGCGGGCACATGGGGTCGCACTGTCCAAGCCGCTGCGCGATTGGCTGACGCGAGTCTCGTTCTTAGCGCGGGCTCAGACATCTGtcgaaaaaaaggagaagtACGAAAGGTGGGCtctgcgcgcggtggaggatGCCGTGAAGTCGCCGGGTGGTGTGGCAGCCATTATGTGGGCCAAGCAAAGCGTCGTAATGCCGCCCGATTCTCCTGACTGTACGTCGGAGTGGTGGCAAGAGAGTCGCCGCTCCTGTGCAGCCTCCTcgagcggcgctgccgctccttaCGAGAATCCCACGCGAGCGGCGTTGTTGGCAGAGACAATGCGAcgcgccacggcgccgctgcagcccttTGTGCAGCAGGGCTTCAGCCTCTACGACAGAGAGGTGGCCCTCGGTCACCGCCGCTACGAGCAGGTCAGCTTTTTGGAAATGCTCAATATCGCTAAGAGTCTGCAAGCCAAGGCGTCTCCAGCGCccgtgccgtcgccggccCCGTCACCTCcctcacagccgccgccaccatcgTACAGCGCGTTGATGACCCCGACAGCAACCATCACGCGCACCGCTTTTGTACCGCCAACCGCGCACAAGAGGCCCGCGCCAGAAGCCGTGCCGCACGAGCCTCCTCACAAGCGAGCTGTGCCAGCCACCGCACCTGCTGTGTCGCGGAAGGACCAGACGTTCTTCTTCCAGCTTGCTGGTATCACAGACGCTGAAGTCGCCGCCCCGCGTGAATTTATCGGGATGTCGacggagctggagcggcaTTACACCCGCTACGAGCCCCTGGTCGAGGACATTCGTCCCCTCGCGGTGTTGAAGGAGGCGTACGCGCACATCACCACGCACGCCACGGGCTTGGAGAAGACGGAAGGCAAGAAGGCTGCACAGAAGTACCTGAGTGATCAGCTCAAGGGCATGCGGCAGGACCTGCGAGTGCAGAACATTGTCGACAACTTCACCGTCATGGTGTATGAGATGCACGCGCGGCTCTGCCTGGAGACTGGCGACATTGGCGAATTCAATCAGTGTCAAGCAGGTCTGAAGCAATTCTATGCAATGCACGCCGTTGACCTGAGTCAGTGCGATGTGAAGAACTTCTTTCTCTACCGCCTGGTGTACCTAACGCTGAGCGGACAGTacgactctctctctacgGAGCTCATTCACTTCACCAACGCTCAGCTGCAGGGTACCGACCGGGttggcagcagcatcgccagGGAGCCGGTTAACTGCaccctcgctctctgcgcagcgtgcaacgacggcgacacgccgTCGCTATGCCGTCTTCTGCTCAGCTTCGAGGTGGAAATGACGTACCTCGTTCGCATCTACTTGCAAAAACTGCGGATCATGTGGCTCAAAGAAATTCTCACCGCCATGAAGGGATCGCTCACGCTACGCTTCCTGATGGCAAGCCTCGGCTTCACGCCACTTCCTCACGGCAAGAAGAAGCGGCAGCTGTTCTGGTTagacgacgcggaggagTGCGCCGCGCTTCGGTTTACCGAGCTCTTTCAAACACTCAaggtggagctgccgccggaCTTCTCCTTTCACGCAGAGGTGACCCGCGCAAAGCACACTGGATCAGACCCACAGGCGCACTATCCGTCCCTCGACGCTGCCACTGCGCTGAAAGCGGTCAACGACTACCTCGTGTTCCTTGGAACACGCAAAGACGCCGTCCGCACGTAG
- a CDS encoding putative isomerase (previous protein_id=AAZ14752.1): MSSRDCTVDREAAVQKRKKDHIDICLHQDVEPHKRRTSIWNKYTLPYKALPEVDLQKIDTSCEFMGKRISFPFFISSMTGGEAHGRVINENLAKACEAEKIPFGLGSMRIINRYASAVHTFNVKEFCPSVPMLANIGLVQLNYGFGPKEVNNLVNSVRADGLCIHLNHTQEVCQPEGDTNFEGLIEKLRQLLPHIKVPVLVKGVGHGIDYESMVAIKASGVKYVDVSGCGGTSWAWIEGRRQPYKAEEENIGYLLRDIGVPTDVCLRESAPLTVNGDLHLIAGGGIRNGMDVAKALMMGAEYATAAMPFLAAALESSEAVRAVIQRMRQELRVSMFTCGARNIEELRRMKVIELGHL; encoded by the coding sequence ATGTCTTCTCGTGATTGCACGGTTGaccgcgaggcggcggtgcagaagcGCAAGAAGGACCACATAGACATTTGCCTGCATCAGGACGTCGAGCCGCACAAGAGGCGTACATCCATCTGGAACAAGTACACGCTGCCGTACAAGGCACTTCCCGAAGTTGATCTGCAGAAGATCGACACCTCCTGCGAGTTTATGGGCAAGCGCATATCCTTTCCCTTCTTCATTTCCTCCATGACGGGCGGTGAGGCGCACGGCCGCGTCATCAACGAGAACCTGGCAAAGGCATGCGAGGCCGAGAAGATCCCGTTCGGGCTTGGTAGCATGCGCATCATCAACCGCTATGCGTCGGCGGTACACACCTTTAACGTGAAGGAGTTCTGTCCCTCGGTTCCGATGCTAGCCAATATCGGCCTGGTGCAGCTGAACTACGGTTTTGGCCCAAAGGAGGTAAACAACCTCGTGAACTCGGTGCGCGCCGACGGTCTGTGCATCCACCTGAACCATACGCAAGAGGTTTGCCAGCCGGAGGGCGACACAAACTTCGAGGGCCTCATTGAGAAGCTGCGTCAGCTGTTGCCGCACATCAAGGTGCCGGTACTCGTGAAGGGTGTCGGGCACGGCATCGATTACGAATCGATGGTGGCCATCAAGGCGAGCGGCGTCAAGTACGTGGACGTTTCGGGATGCGGTGGCACGTCGTGGGCCTGGATCGAAGGTCGCCGGCAGCCGTacaaggcggaggaggagaacatCGGTTACCTCTTGCGCGACATTGGTGTGCCTACCGATGTCTGCCTACGTGAGAGCGCGCCGCTGACCGTCAACGGCGACCTCCACctcatcgccggcggcggtaTCCGCAACGGCATGGACGTCGCCAAGGCGCTCATGATGGGTGCCGAGTACGCCacagcggcgatgccgtTCCTTGCAGCTGCGCTGGAAAGCTCAGAGGCGGTCCGTGCAGTGATTCAGCGTATGCGCCAGGAGCTGCGTGTCTCCATGTTCACCTGCGGTGCCCGCAATAttgaggagctgcggcgcatGAAGGTGATTGAGCTCGGTCACCTTTAG
- a CDS encoding conserved hypothetical protein (previous protein_id=AAZ14753.1): protein MASRAIANFSADFSPLKYVERAVKNSDCRTPIIFVQQDGDPFQTVCYLAKKRDSAVWSFDVAQLQSMQNVADYIDVGINNGDWVYITNCDLVSESYFRDVARTLYKILPEPLLYPRREVFRCFFGVTMPFDLNAPVGLPFPPLFMHSALVARPTATQGTKWSRIMPAEKTLFSAAALKHQQRREAGRESDSESDLDEGDRISGVIFYRAVERSRDIDQSTVTLAKHEMVQAIEAQDDPVMRRLVSSGEVDLSRKLKDGMTPLQYACCKQLKGSLHTLLSLGADPNAPRESDGRPPLFMSIDDTELAKMLVEGGANLFSKFEGYRADTHPDTAPDVAAYLDKERKCM, encoded by the coding sequence ATGGCATCGCGTGCCATTGCCAACTTTTCAGCGGACTTTTCGCCGCTCAAGTACGTTGAGCGCGCCGTCAAGAACTCGGACTGCCGAACACCCATCATATTTGTCCAGCAAGACGGTGACCCGTTCCAGACCGTGTGCTACCTGGCCAAGAAGCGCGACTCTGCCGTTTGGAGCTTtgacgtggcgcagctgcagagcaTGCAGAACGTTGCGGACTACATCGACGTGGGCATCAACAATGGCGACTGGGTGTACATTACCAATTGCGACCTTGTGAGCGAGTCGTACTTCCGCGATGTCGCGCGCACCCTGTACAAGATTCTCCCCGAGCCGCTCCTCTACCCTCGCCGTGAGGTTTTCCGCTGCTTTTTTGGCGTCACCATGCCCTTTGACCTGAACGCGCCGGTGGGTCTGCCCTTTCCTCCGTTGTTCATGCACAGCGCCCTGGTGGCACgccccaccgccacgcaaGGGACGAAGTGGTCGCGTATTATGCCGGCTGAAAAGACCCTCTtttccgctgcggcgctgaagcaccagcagcgtcgcgaGGCTGGCCGCGAAAGCGACAGTGAGAGCGACCTGGATGAGGGGGACCGCATTTCCGGAGTCATCTTTTACCGCGCCGTGGAACGGAGCCGCGACATTGATCAGTCAACCGTAACGCTAGCGAAGCACGAGATGGTGCAAGCCATCGAAGCGCAGGATGACCCTGTCATGCGACGCCTTGTGTCCTCCGGCGAGGTGGACCTGTCCCGAAAGCTGAAGGACGGCATGACACCCTTGCAGTATGCCTGCTGCAAACAGCTGAAGGGGTCATTGCATACCTTGTTGTCGCTAGGTGCTGACCCCAACGCCCCGCGCGAGTCCGACGGTCGCCCTCCGCTGTTCATGTCGATCGACGACACGGAGCTAGCAAAAATGCTCGTCGAAGGTGGGGCGAACCTCTTCTCCAAATTCGAAGGCTACCGCGCCGATACGCACCCTGACACCGCCCCTGATGTGGCGGCCTACTTGGATAAGGAGCGCAAATGCATGTAA
- the AAT27.1 gene encoding putative amino acid permease (previous protein_id=AAZ14754.1): MKFWDHVSGRGVVGAALNLSVTTIGAGVLVIPSTFQDGGICFVVGMLVLVGFMTVLSIDYLIRCIHCLHLKSYEDISRELLGRWFEETVRWILIFYNIGMAAGYIVVIRDIFTPILPLIQPYLPFLADSLHLMIMAWAFVMLPLSCIPKITKMNYICFVAITATFLISAIIVYRYLVPYNGEHNHAKVTYLSLNERALLAMPVMMYSFDCQSLVFQIYNNLKTATRANMMKVASLSVSITGLVYLVVGLFGYLTHTPNITGNILANYDPFKDHLFAFGEAVYSFTVMAAYVLVLFPCRDAVFILLYGHNTATHELADAAITTRQNLVASVLLSTLSVVLAMQFTGIVVVIALLGGLCSSTICFSYPAAFRIMLHIRGLDRCKPMELVTAISMLAFGVLGGSLGTFIAIRM, translated from the coding sequence ATGAAATTTTGGGATCACGTTTCTGGCCGTGGTGTGGTGGGGGCAGCGCTTAACTTGTCGGTTACCACTatcggcgccggcgtgctCGTCATTCCATCGACTTTCCAGGACGGAGGCATTTGCTTTGTGGTGGGCATGCTCGTCCTCGTAGGGTTTATGACGGTGCTCTCCATTGACTACTTGATCCGGTGCATTCATTGTCTTCACCTCAAGTCGTACGAGGACATCTCACGCGAGCTGCTGGGCCGGTGGTTCGAAGAGACGGTGCGATGGATTCTCATATTCTACAACATCGGCATGGCGGCTGGCTACATCGTCGTCATTCGTGATATCTTCACCCCAATACTGCCGCTCATTCAACCCTATCTGCCCTTCCTGGCAGACAGCTTGCACTTGATGATCATGGCGTGGGCTTTCgtgatgctgccgctgtccTGCATCCCGAAAATCACAAAGATGAACTACATCTGCTTCGTCGCCATCACGGCCACTTTTCTCATATCGGCAATCATCGTGTACCGCTACCTTGTCCCGTACAACGGGGAGCACAACCATGCCAAGGTTACGTATCTGTCATTGAATGAGCGCGCGCTCTTGGCTATGCCGGTGATGATGTACTCGTTCGACTGTCAGTCCCTCGTGTTCCAAATCTACAACAATCTGAAAACGGCCACGCGCGCAAATATGATGAAAGTGGCGTCGCTGAGCGTCAGCATCACCGGCTTGGTGTATCTGGTCGTTGGGCTGTTTGGCTACCTCACCCACACCCCCAACATCACCGGCAACATCCTCGCAAACTACGATCCCTTCAAGGATCACCTCTTCGCATTCGGCGAGGCGGTGTATTCCTTTACAGTGATGGCCGCCTATGTACTCGTTTTGTTCCCCTGCCGTGATGCCGTGTTCATTTTGCTGTATGGCCACAACACAGCGACGCACGAGCTGGCAGATGCGGCCATCACCACGCGTCAGAATTTAGTTGCTAGCGTCCTTCTATCCACCTTGAGCGTCGTTCTGGCCATGCAATTCACAGGtatcgtcgtcgtcatcgcgcTTCTAGGAGgtctctgcagcagcacgatcTGCTTCTCCTACCCAGCGGCGTTTCGCATCATGCTCCACATCAGGGGCCTGGACCGCTGCAAACCGATGGAGCTCGTTACCGCCATCAGCATGCTCGCCTTTGGTGTGTTGGGCGGTAGTCTCGGCACTTTCATCGCCATTCGGATGTga